The stretch of DNA AACCTTAAAGGATGGCGCGGTGAAGATCAGTTGACTGACGATCCACGCTTTAAAGGTTTTGCAAACCCGCCTGTTGCTAATGCAAACTATGCATGGATTCTTCATATGCTTTCCAAACTTGATGTAACAAATGGAATTGCAGGATTCCTTCTTGCTAATGGTGCGCTCAATGCAGATGGAACGGAATATGAAATCCGAAAAGAGCTTTTGGAACGTGATAAAATTGAAGCAATTATTGTTCTGCCTCGTGATATGTTTTATACCACAGATATCTCTGTTACGTTGTGGATTATGAATATGAATAAGAAAGCAAGAACTGTAAATGGTAGACAGCTACGTGATCGTACAAATGAAGTGCTTTTTATGGATCTACGTCAATGGAGTAATAATATCGAAGAAATTGTGATCGATAAAGGAAAGAAAAAGAAGAAGACAGTCTTGGACGATAGCCAAATTGCTGAAATAAAGAAAGTATATAACAATTGGCAAGCAGCAGATACTAGCCTTTATTCCGATGTACCAGAATTCTGTAAGTCTGTTACACTTGAGGGTGAAGGTGGTCTTCGTGCTAAGAACTATTCTCTTGCTCCTAGCAAATATATCGAGTTTATTGATCACGATATTGATATTGATTATGAAAAAGAAATGACTCGCATTCAAGCAGAAATGCGAGAAGTGATGAAAGCAGAGAAAAAATCACAAACCATGCTAGAAGAAGCTTTCAAGGGGATTGGTTATGAAATTGAATAAATTAGGTAATTATATTGAACTTGTAGACATAAGAAATCGAGATAACTTACTAACTAAAGATGCAATCGTTGGAATTTCAACTCAAAAAGAATTTATACCTACAAAGGCAGATTTAGAAGGAGTTAATTTAGTATCGTATAAAATAGTTCCACCTCATTGTTTTGCATTTGTGGCAGATACATCAAGAAGAGGGGATAAAATGTCTTTGGCTTATAATAAGACGAACAATGATTTGTTAGTTTCATCAATTTCTACTATCTTTAAGATATCTAGTACGGAAAAATTACTTTCTGATTATCTATATATTTACTTTAAACGACCAGAATTCGACAGATATGCCAGATTTAACTCTTGGGGTTCAGCAAGGGAGACTTTTTCGTGGGACGATATGTGTGATATTGATATAGACCTCCCATCTCTTCCAATCCAGCAGAAATATGTGGATATCTACAATGCAATGCTTGCAAACCAACAAAGTTATGAACGTGGTCTTGAAGATTTGAAGCTTGTTTGTGATGCTTATATTGAAGATTTACGAAGAAAAATGCCGTGCAAGAGAATTGGAAAGTACATTGAACGCTATGATGTTAGAAATGGTGAAAAAGGTACTCGGAATGTAATGGGAATTAGTATTAATAAAGAGTTTAGGATTCCAACATCTAAAGTTAATCGAAATGCATTAGCAAATTATAAAGTAGTGAAACCACGCCAGATAGCTTTTGTCCAGACAACTCATAACGAAAAAGTTTTTGCTTACGCTTTGAATAATACATCGGAAGATATTGTTGTTTCCTCTGTTAATGAAGTGTTTTCCACTGATGAAACACAGTTGTTGCCTGAATATCTTTCTATGTTTTTTAACCGTACTGAATTTGATAGATATGCTCGTTATCATTCTTGGGGTTCAGCACGAGAGACATTTACATGGAATGATTTAATAGAAGTTGAGATTCCTATCCCAGATATAAAAGTTCAACATGCAATTGCAGATATTTACACTGCATATATAGCTCGCAAAAAAATCAATGAAAAACTAAAAGCACAACTAAAAGATCTGTGCCCAGTTCTAATCAAAGGTTCACTTGAAGAAGCGAAAAAAGTATAAAAGGAGGACGCTAATGAGTTGTTTTACACAACGACATGGTATGAGAGCACCTATGTAGCCTACTTCTATTACATCTGAGATGTATGCACTTCTGTTTAGCTGCTGTAAAAAAAATTATAATCGCTTGGTTGTGGCCTGATATTACTTATAGATTACTTTTTTATTCGTTGTTTATGTTGATTGCCTTGGCTATTCAGTACCTTTATTGAAAAAGGGGGAATTTGTGTGGATTACATCTTTGAAAAAGGGAAATTTACCGAAGAAGAGCTTGAAAAAGCTATTATAACTCTTTTTGAACAGCAGAATTACACCTATATCAACGGTGAGGATATTCACAGAAGATATGAGGATATATTGTTGTTGGATGATCTTAGGGATTTTATTATTAAACGTTATCGATCTGAAAACTTAACAGAAAATGAATTAGAAAAAATTATTAATAGGATTAGTCTGATTCAATCTTCACCTCTGTATATCGGAAACAGAGAGACGTTTTGGCTAGTAACTGAGGGCTTTGATTTAGTACGTGACGATGCTAAAAAGGTTGCTTTGCATGTTGATTTTATTGATTTTGGAGAACCAAGCAATAATATCTTTAAAGTCGTGAATCAATATTCAGTACAAGGTGAACGTTTGCGTCGTCCCGATTTACTTGTTTTTATTAATGGTATTCCAGTTGCCATATGTGAATTTAAATCAGCTATTTCAGAGGATACAACAGTATATGATGCATGGGAACAGATTACTATTCGATACTGTCGTGATGTTCCTAAATTAATGAAGTACTGTTTTTTATCAGTCATTAGTGATGGTGCTAATACAAAAATGGGTAGTATATTTACACCATATGAATATTATTATGCATGGAATAAAGCGAATGATTTAGATAAAGTATCTAATGGTATTAGTTCATTACTAACTATGATAAAAGGTGCATTTGCTAGAGACCGAGTTATACAATTACTAAGGGACTTTGTATTCTATCCTGACGATAGTAAGAAGTATGAAGCTATTGTTTGCCGATACCCCCAGTTTTTTGGGGCGTTAAAAATGCTTGATAATGTTAAGGCTCATTTGCGTCCAGATGGAGATGGTAAAGGTGGTACGTATTTCGGAGCAACTGGTTGTGGCAAAACTTACACCATGCTATTTCTTTCTCGTTTGATTACTCTCCGTGATAGAGATGCCTTTAATAATCCTACTATCGTAATTATTGCTGACCGAGAAGATTTAGATACACAGACTTCGGAACTTTTTGTTACTGCTAAGAAATATCTACATGAATACGATGTGCGAAGTATTGAAACTCGTAAGGATTTAATGGACACATTGAGGGATAAGCCTAGTGGTGGTGTTTACATTACTACTATACAGAAATTCTGTGAGAATACAGGATTATTATCCAATCGTAATAATATTATTTGCATTTCGGATGAAGCGCATAGGACACAGACTGGTGTGGGAGCAAAATTGAAAAAAACTGATAAAGGTGTTTTTACTACCTTTGGTTTTGCTAAATATCTTCGTGATAGCTTCCCCAATGCAACGTATTGTGGATTTACCGGAACGCCTATAGATGAAACAATTGCGGTATTTGGTGACGTAGTTGATAGCTATACTATGAAAGAATCAAGTGATGATGGTATCACTGTTCGTATAGCTTATGAACCAAGACTTGCGCGTGTTATTTTATCTGATGAACAAGCGAAAGAAATACAGAGATATTATAATAAGTGTTCCGAAGAAGGTTCGAATCAGGAACAGATTGAGGAAAGTCAGCGTGCTATGAGCAAAATGACAAAAATCCTTGGCCATCCAGATAGGTTAAAAAGGTTGGCCAATGATATTGTAAAGCATTATGAAGCATTATGTGAAGAAAGGCCGGAAATTGTTCAAAAAGCAATGATTGTATGTGCAGATAGAACGCTTGCGTTTCGTTTGTTGAAGGAAATTCTTGCTGTTAGACCTGATTGGGGCGAAAAGCGAAAAGCAGAAGATGAAAGCGTTCTTAAAGAAGAACAACTTGATAAATTAATTCCTTTACCAAAAATCAATCTTGTTGCTACCCAAGGTGAAAATGATGAAAAAGATCTTTTTGATCTATGTGGTACTAAAGAATATAGAAAAAAACTTGATAAGCAGTTTAAGAATAACGATTCTAATTTTAAAATTGCTATTGTTGTAGATATGTGGATTACAGGTTTTGATGTACCATCTCTCGCTGCAATGTATATTGATAAGCCATTGCAGAAGCATACCCTAGTTCAAACAATTTCCCGTGTTAACCGTGTGTTTGAGGGCAAAGAAAAGGGTATTGTTGTTGATTACATTGGAATTAAAGATGATATGCTGGAAGCAGTGAAAAAATATGGATCACCACAAGAAAGCCCAATTGACGAAATCAAGATTTCTCTATCTGTTTTTCGTAATCATTTATCTCTAATAGATGATTTGTTAACAGGATTTAATGCATCCAATTTTTATTATGGTGAACCATTGGAACGTTTAATGCGTTTAAATATGGCAGCAGAATATGTGCAGACCAGCAAAGAGTTAGAGACACGGTTCATGGGGCTGTCTCGACGCTTGAAAGGAGCTTATGTAATCTGCTTCCCAACAGGCGAACTTACTGATGAAGAAACAGCAAAATCACAGTTCTTTCTTGCTATACGCTCTATCATTTATAAGCAAACGAAAGGTAATGCACCTGATGCCGAAGTTATGAACCGAGTTGTAGAAGAAATGGTGAAAAATGCAATTGCTTGTACGGGTATAGAAAATATCGTTGATGAGAATAAATCAGTAGATTTGTTCAGTGAAGAGTTTATTAAACAGATGAATACAATAAAATTACCAATTTCAAAGTTTAATGCTTTATTGAAGTTACTAAGAAAAGCAATTAATAGTTATGGTCGTACAAATAAAGTTAAAGCAGTTGAGTTTGATGAGCGACTAAAGAAGGTTGTTGAAGCTTATAATAGTAGAGATAAGCTTGTATTCACAAGTGAAGTTGTATCAGAATTTGTTAATGATTTGTCTGAAGAACTTTTGAAGATATTTAAAGATTTACAAACAGACAGAACATCTTTTGAGGGACTAGGTATTACGTATGAAGAAAAAGCATTTTTCGATATTCTTGTTAAGGTACGTGACGACCATGGTTTTCCTTATGCCAATGATAAGTGTCTTGTTCTTGCAAAGAAAATTAAAGATCTTGTTGATGATAAAGCACAATTTGCGGACTGGTCTACTCGTGATGATATAAAGAATCAAATGAATATGGACCTAACTGTTTTACTTTATAAAAATGGTTATCCTCCTGAATGGGACGAAGAAGTGTTTGAGAAAGTTATGGAACAAGCAGAAAACT from Sutcliffiella cohnii encodes:
- a CDS encoding type I restriction endonuclease subunit R, whose protein sequence is MDYIFEKGKFTEEELEKAIITLFEQQNYTYINGEDIHRRYEDILLLDDLRDFIIKRYRSENLTENELEKIINRISLIQSSPLYIGNRETFWLVTEGFDLVRDDAKKVALHVDFIDFGEPSNNIFKVVNQYSVQGERLRRPDLLVFINGIPVAICEFKSAISEDTTVYDAWEQITIRYCRDVPKLMKYCFLSVISDGANTKMGSIFTPYEYYYAWNKANDLDKVSNGISSLLTMIKGAFARDRVIQLLRDFVFYPDDSKKYEAIVCRYPQFFGALKMLDNVKAHLRPDGDGKGGTYFGATGCGKTYTMLFLSRLITLRDRDAFNNPTIVIIADREDLDTQTSELFVTAKKYLHEYDVRSIETRKDLMDTLRDKPSGGVYITTIQKFCENTGLLSNRNNIICISDEAHRTQTGVGAKLKKTDKGVFTTFGFAKYLRDSFPNATYCGFTGTPIDETIAVFGDVVDSYTMKESSDDGITVRIAYEPRLARVILSDEQAKEIQRYYNKCSEEGSNQEQIEESQRAMSKMTKILGHPDRLKRLANDIVKHYEALCEERPEIVQKAMIVCADRTLAFRLLKEILAVRPDWGEKRKAEDESVLKEEQLDKLIPLPKINLVATQGENDEKDLFDLCGTKEYRKKLDKQFKNNDSNFKIAIVVDMWITGFDVPSLAAMYIDKPLQKHTLVQTISRVNRVFEGKEKGIVVDYIGIKDDMLEAVKKYGSPQESPIDEIKISLSVFRNHLSLIDDLLTGFNASNFYYGEPLERLMRLNMAAEYVQTSKELETRFMGLSRRLKGAYVICFPTGELTDEETAKSQFFLAIRSIIYKQTKGNAPDAEVMNRVVEEMVKNAIACTGIENIVDENKSVDLFSEEFIKQMNTIKLPISKFNALLKLLRKAINSYGRTNKVKAVEFDERLKKVVEAYNSRDKLVFTSEVVSEFVNDLSEELLKIFKDLQTDRTSFEGLGITYEEKAFFDILVKVRDDHGFPYANDKCLVLAKKIKDLVDDKAQFADWSTRDDIKNQMNMDLTVLLYKNGYPPEWDEEVFEKVMEQAENFKKFGD
- a CDS encoding restriction endonuclease subunit S, coding for MKLNKLGNYIELVDIRNRDNLLTKDAIVGISTQKEFIPTKADLEGVNLVSYKIVPPHCFAFVADTSRRGDKMSLAYNKTNNDLLVSSISTIFKISSTEKLLSDYLYIYFKRPEFDRYARFNSWGSARETFSWDDMCDIDIDLPSLPIQQKYVDIYNAMLANQQSYERGLEDLKLVCDAYIEDLRRKMPCKRIGKYIERYDVRNGEKGTRNVMGISINKEFRIPTSKVNRNALANYKVVKPRQIAFVQTTHNEKVFAYALNNTSEDIVVSSVNEVFSTDETQLLPEYLSMFFNRTEFDRYARYHSWGSARETFTWNDLIEVEIPIPDIKVQHAIADIYTAYIARKKINEKLKAQLKDLCPVLIKGSLEEAKKV